GATATGCATCTGAAAGATATAGTTGATATTGCATTTGATAATATGGATGGTAATAATCTTGAGGCTTTAAGTTCAGTTGAAAAAAAGAAACTTAATTTAATAAATCAAGCTCTTTATCGGATTTCTCATAATATTTATGGGCATTGTTTAGCTTGTGATAAAGATATTGCACAAGAAAGGTTAGAGGCTATTCCTTATGCATTTTTATGTATAAGTTGTCAAACTAAAAAGGAAAAAAAGAGCAGAAGGTCGATTTAGTATTTAATTGTTTAGAATTGTAATTTCTACTCTTCGATTTTTTGATGCTAAAGGAGATGAGCTTACATACTTAGGTTTTTTAGCACCCCATCCTTTAAAAAATATTTGGTTTTTGTTCTTTACTTTCATTTTTAATAAATAGTTTCCAATTGTATGAGCTCTTTTTTCAGACAATTCGTGCATTTCTTGTTCTGTGCCGAACTTTGCTGTGTGTCCCTCGATTAGAATG
Above is a window of Borrelia hispanica CRI DNA encoding:
- a CDS encoding TraR/DksA family transcriptional regulator yields the protein MQKSNFEHEFVEKMRTLLVELKKEILNSIRSVEDSKREIINNDMHLKDIVDIAFDNMDGNNLEALSSVEKKKLNLINQALYRISHNIYGHCLACDKDIAQERLEAIPYAFLCISCQTKKEKKSRRSI